In bacterium, the genomic stretch ATAATATGACCACCGGTCGGTTTGACAAGATAATTCGGACCGAGAAATTTATTGATTGTCTTCGCCTTTGCCGGAGATTCAACAATTACGAGCGATTTTGACATTATATTGAAAGTCCCCTTTTTCATTCATATTTTTTAAAAAGAATATTCGCCACAATTTCATCTATATCGCTTCCTGTCACCGTATCCCCCGCAAGCACGAGATAATCGATGACTTTCTCCATTTCGGAAGCACTGATGAGTGTGAGATGCTTGAGCCTTAAAAGATAGCCGTAAACATCGGGAGGAATCTTCATACGCTCATAATCATGCAGGATACGGAAAGATTTATCACCCTGTTCGGCTATCTCCGTGGATTTAACCGTAACAAAGTTGAGTTTTTCAAAAAGCCAGCTCAGAGCTTCGGCGACATCATGCTCATTGAAACCATGGAGAACCAGAGACTCCGAAAAATCTTTTAGACTCTCCGCATCGAGATCATTCTCTCTGAGATGGCCAAGAAGCATTATAATGACTTCTAATGTTTTATCGTTCATGTAATGCTCCGAACTATGGCACTGCACCATTAAAAACAGATTGTTTTATAGAAAAATAAATATACTTATCATATACCCATGAAGCAAGGAATTTCAATGA encodes the following:
- a CDS encoding DUF494 domain-containing protein; translation: MNDKTLEVIIMLLGHLRENDLDAESLKDFSESLVLHGFNEHDVAEALSWLFEKLNFVTVKSTEIAEQGDKSFRILHDYERMKIPPDVYGYLLRLKHLTLISASEMEKVIDYLVLAGDTVTGSDIDEIVANILFKKYE